A single Atopobiaceae bacterium DNA region contains:
- a CDS encoding Rid family detoxifying hydrolase has protein sequence MKYPITADDAPKAQGPFSQGTTAARYAFVSGQSGVDPATGSLVSGGIGAQTARALANVSIILEDADLTLEDVTKVTVYLADITSYDEMNEVYAERFPAPYPARTVVGVAGLVGGGLVEIECVACR, from the coding sequence ATGAAGTATCCCATCACGGCAGATGATGCCCCCAAGGCACAGGGGCCCTTCTCGCAGGGGACCACGGCGGCACGCTATGCCTTCGTGAGCGGACAGTCGGGGGTCGACCCGGCAACCGGTAGCCTCGTCTCGGGAGGCATCGGTGCGCAGACCGCCCGTGCGCTCGCGAACGTCAGCATCATCCTCGAGGACGCCGACCTCACGCTCGAGGACGTCACCAAGGTCACGGTCTACCTCGCTGACATCACCTCATACGACGAGATGAACGAGGTCTATGCCGAGCGGTTCCCAGCACCATACCCTGCGCGCACCGTGGTCGGGGTGGCCGGGCTCGTCGGCGGGGGACTGGTCGAGATCGAATGCGTCGCATGCAGGTAA
- a CDS encoding FHA domain-containing protein: MANDSKKTSVDEATTIFRMPPTDATTPDLLGRESLAHPTLSVIKGPQTGVTFTLETPQITIGRDPRNDVFLNDMTVSRHHARIDFVDGTAEVSDLGSLNGTWVDGAIINRAPLADGSTLQVGSFRMVFHTTRGTEKITVG; the protein is encoded by the coding sequence ATGGCAAACGATTCAAAGAAGACCAGCGTGGACGAGGCGACGACCATCTTCAGGATGCCTCCGACCGACGCTACGACCCCTGACCTCCTCGGCCGGGAGTCCTTGGCTCACCCCACGCTCTCCGTCATCAAGGGCCCCCAGACCGGCGTGACCTTCACGCTCGAGACACCCCAGATCACCATCGGTCGCGACCCGCGCAACGACGTCTTCCTGAACGACATGACCGTCTCGCGCCATCACGCGCGCATCGACTTCGTCGACGGCACTGCCGAGGTCTCCGACCTAGGAAGCCTCAACGGTACCTGGGTGGACGGGGCCATCATCAATCGTGCTCCCCTCGCGGACGGCTCCACGCTCCAGGTCGGTTCGTTCCGCATGGTGTTCCACACCACCCGGGGCACCGAGAAGATCACGGTCGGCTAG
- a CDS encoding serine hydrolase encodes MDASSPIRHDRAFGSVIVASLVALALAFVVSPSSAQAAESSPTLSEAQGAIVVDGSGNELWGVNEDVEYPMASITKIMTAMVAIDSGYSFSSTVTLSDVTLSENAQVAGYKGGETSSFEDLMRVMLVYSANDAAVEVARAVAGSEDAFVERMNEKAAQLGLTHTHFENVHGLDADGHYSSVSDLVKMGRYAMLNYPFIRKMVSTRSVTVPVGDSQLTFDSTDDLMETYQGLLGIKTGSCEGGTTFLGCSSRDGVTLYTAVLGCSTTQGRFDDTATMMDWAYDTYVTYHLADPDQSKRYVPYAYRFGWYCVLSADAKVDGLVWPYGGDTTYTTITTGGGKLAVPDQTYSVTLYQQDGRVVAACSSSTGSGLVKGTSFDSSLPWLSVAA; translated from the coding sequence ATGGATGCATCGTCCCCGATAAGGCATGACCGGGCCTTCGGGTCCGTCATCGTGGCGTCCCTTGTGGCCCTCGCGCTCGCCTTCGTGGTCTCGCCGTCATCGGCGCAGGCTGCCGAGTCCAGCCCGACCTTGTCAGAGGCGCAAGGCGCCATCGTCGTAGACGGCTCCGGCAACGAGCTCTGGGGCGTCAACGAGGACGTCGAGTATCCCATGGCCTCCATCACCAAGATCATGACGGCCATGGTCGCCATAGACTCGGGCTACTCCTTCTCGAGCACCGTCACGCTCAGTGACGTCACGCTGTCCGAGAACGCGCAGGTCGCCGGCTACAAGGGTGGGGAGACCTCGTCCTTCGAGGACCTCATGAGGGTCATGCTCGTCTATTCGGCGAACGACGCCGCCGTCGAGGTCGCCCGTGCCGTCGCCGGGAGCGAGGACGCGTTCGTCGAGCGCATGAACGAGAAGGCCGCACAGCTCGGCCTTACCCACACCCATTTCGAGAACGTGCACGGCCTCGATGCGGACGGCCACTACTCGAGCGTCTCTGACCTCGTCAAGATGGGCCGCTATGCCATGCTCAACTATCCCTTCATCAGGAAGATGGTGAGCACGCGCAGCGTGACGGTACCCGTCGGGGACTCCCAGCTCACGTTCGACTCGACGGACGACCTCATGGAGACCTATCAGGGCCTTCTCGGCATCAAGACCGGTTCCTGCGAGGGAGGCACCACGTTCCTCGGATGCTCGTCCCGTGACGGCGTCACGCTCTACACCGCGGTGCTCGGCTGCAGCACGACCCAAGGACGCTTCGATGACACCGCGACCATGATGGACTGGGCCTACGACACCTACGTGACCTACCACCTCGCGGACCCGGACCAGTCGAAGCGCTACGTCCCCTATGCGTACCGCTTCGGGTGGTACTGCGTGCTCTCGGCCGACGCGAAGGTGGACGGACTCGTCTGGCCCTATGGCGGGGACACCACCTACACGACCATCACCACGGGGGGCGGCAAGCTGGCTGTCCCTGACCAGACCTATAGCGTGACGCTCTATCAGCAGGACGGTCGGGTCGTGGCGGCGTGCTCGAGCTCCACGGGCTCCGGGCTCGTCAAGGGCACCTCCTTCGACTCGTCCCTGCCCTGGCTCTCCGTCGCTGCCTGA
- a CDS encoding CDP-alcohol phosphatidyltransferase family protein, giving the protein MDAPGTSNNPTHKVLTVANVITVARLVLTFVFLWLFVTGADRTVALVVYAVAACTDWLDGQIARRTQTVSWFGKVLDPIVDRALLFTGVIGLMLRGELPVWVCVLVVGRDCYLGLGSLYLRRFRKRPVDVVYIGKVTTALLMFGFCDLLLGLPVMQGFGIVGASWLPLLNAQAAPIGMLFVYAGCICSVCTAVVYTKKGYAIRKEALLGEGGAR; this is encoded by the coding sequence ATGGACGCACCAGGGACCTCGAACAATCCTACCCACAAGGTCCTCACCGTCGCGAACGTCATCACCGTCGCCCGCTTGGTCCTCACCTTCGTGTTCCTCTGGCTCTTCGTGACCGGTGCCGACCGCACCGTCGCCCTCGTGGTCTATGCGGTCGCTGCCTGCACGGACTGGCTCGATGGCCAGATCGCCCGACGCACCCAGACGGTGAGCTGGTTCGGTAAGGTCCTCGACCCCATCGTCGACCGAGCCCTCCTGTTCACGGGCGTCATCGGCCTCATGCTCCGTGGCGAGCTGCCTGTGTGGGTCTGCGTCCTCGTGGTGGGACGAGACTGCTACCTCGGTCTTGGTTCGCTCTACCTGCGTCGTTTCCGCAAGCGCCCGGTCGACGTCGTCTACATCGGCAAGGTCACCACGGCCCTGCTCATGTTCGGCTTCTGTGACCTGCTCCTGGGGCTTCCCGTCATGCAGGGGTTCGGGATCGTGGGCGCCTCCTGGCTCCCCCTCCTGAACGCCCAAGCCGCTCCCATCGGCATGCTCTTCGTCTATGCCGGATGCATCTGCTCCGTCTGCACGGCGGTCGTCTACACCAAGAAGGGCTACGCCATCCGCAAGGAGGCCCTTCTGGGCGAAGGCGGTGCTCGCTGA